One stretch of Streptomyces sp. R21 DNA includes these proteins:
- a CDS encoding amidohydrolase family protein gives MEDVVIRDADVVDGSGAPSYRADVVVDDGRIVSIVQEAAAAGCQRPTAQRELDAEGLVLSPGFIDMHAHSDLALLRDPDHSAKAAQGVTLEVIGQDGLSYAPVDDRTLAEVRRAITGWNGYGDDIDFTWRSVGEYLDRLDHGFDGAGIAVNAAYLVPQGTVRMLAVGWEDREATPEELDRMRQSVAEGMEQGAVGMSSGLTYTPGMYAKDAELTELCRVVAEYGGYYCPHHRSYGAGALEAYEEMVALTREAGCPLHLAHATMNFGVNEGRAPDLLALLDKALADGADLSLDTYPYTPGCTTLVAMLPSWASEGGPEAVLARLRDEEAAERIRHHMEVIGADGCHGVPIDWGTIEISGVSDPALASYVGRTVRESADLRGEAPWTTARRLLVEDGLGSTILQHVGHEENVRAIMRHRVHTGGSDGILLGDKPHPRACGTFPHYLGHYARELGILPLEECVAHLTSRPAARLRLPDRGLVREGYRADLVLFDPDTVAAGSTFEAPRTLPTGIPYVLVDGRFVMEDGRRTDVLAGRAVRRSPR, from the coding sequence ATGGAAGACGTCGTCATCCGTGACGCGGACGTCGTGGACGGCTCCGGCGCGCCCTCGTACCGCGCCGATGTGGTCGTCGACGACGGCAGGATCGTCTCGATCGTCCAGGAGGCAGCGGCGGCGGGCTGCCAACGCCCCACCGCGCAGCGCGAGTTGGACGCCGAGGGGCTCGTCCTCTCCCCCGGCTTCATCGACATGCACGCGCACAGCGACCTGGCCCTGCTCCGGGACCCCGATCACAGCGCGAAGGCCGCGCAGGGCGTGACCCTCGAAGTCATCGGCCAGGACGGCCTGTCGTACGCGCCGGTCGACGACCGGACGCTCGCCGAGGTCCGCCGGGCGATCACCGGCTGGAACGGGTACGGCGACGACATCGACTTCACCTGGCGTTCGGTGGGCGAGTATCTGGACCGTCTGGACCACGGCTTCGACGGCGCGGGCATCGCCGTGAACGCCGCCTACCTGGTCCCCCAGGGGACGGTGCGCATGCTCGCCGTCGGCTGGGAGGACCGCGAGGCGACGCCCGAAGAGCTGGACCGGATGCGGCAGTCGGTCGCCGAGGGCATGGAGCAGGGCGCCGTCGGCATGTCGTCCGGGCTGACGTACACGCCGGGCATGTACGCCAAGGACGCCGAACTCACCGAGCTGTGCCGGGTGGTGGCCGAGTACGGCGGCTACTACTGCCCGCACCACCGTTCGTACGGGGCGGGCGCCCTGGAGGCGTACGAGGAGATGGTGGCCCTCACCCGCGAGGCGGGCTGCCCGCTCCATCTCGCCCACGCCACCATGAACTTCGGTGTGAACGAGGGCCGGGCGCCGGACCTGCTCGCCCTCCTCGACAAGGCGCTCGCCGACGGCGCGGACCTCAGCCTCGACACGTACCCCTACACGCCCGGCTGCACCACTCTCGTGGCCATGCTGCCCAGTTGGGCAAGCGAGGGCGGCCCGGAGGCGGTGCTCGCCCGGCTGCGGGACGAGGAGGCCGCCGAGCGGATCCGGCACCACATGGAGGTGATCGGCGCGGACGGCTGCCACGGCGTGCCGATCGACTGGGGCACGATCGAGATCTCCGGAGTGAGCGACCCCGCCCTGGCGTCGTACGTCGGCCGGACCGTCCGCGAGTCGGCGGACCTGCGCGGCGAGGCCCCGTGGACCACCGCCCGCCGCCTGCTCGTCGAGGACGGGCTCGGTTCGACGATCCTGCAGCACGTCGGGCACGAGGAGAACGTCCGCGCGATCATGCGGCACCGGGTGCACACCGGCGGCTCCGACGGCATCCTCCTGGGCGACAAGCCGCACCCGCGCGCGTGCGGCACCTTCCCGCACTATCTCGGCCACTACGCAAGGGAGTTGGGCATCCTGCCGCTGGAGGAGTGTGTCGCCCACCTCACCTCGCGCCCCGCGGCCCGGCTGCGGCTGCCCGACCGCGGGCTCGTCCGCGAGGGATACCGCGCCGACCTCGTCCTCTTCGACCCGGACACGGTCGCGGCCGGGTCGACCTTCGAGGCGCCGCGCACGCTGCCGACCGGCATTCCGTACGTCCTGGTCGACGGCCGCTTCGTGATGGAGGACGGGCGCCGGACGGACGTGCTGGCGGGGCGGGCGGTCCGCCGGTCACCTCGGTGA
- a CDS encoding sugar kinase has translation MAATGPCNAPDVDVVDVVALGESMVTFLPSRPGRLADVPSFDRAIGGAESNVACVLAAAGHSARWVSRVGADGFGDHLVETIGAYGVDVASVRRDPARPTGIYFRTAGDRATDAHEVAYYRAGSAASTMSADTVDLEAVRAGRVLHLSGITAALSDDCLALMWELTEPRPGRPLVSFDVNHRQGLWPDTDGPRVLLDLARRADIVFVGADEARAAWGLHGPGAIRAALPEPELVVVKAGRGGAVAFDKNTEGMEDADGTATLVRALRVDVVADVGAGDAFAAGFLSATLRGLSARDRLRHGHLMAAAALTVPGDLATPPSRDHADRLAALDDETWGTLRLGPGWTTQDVHQAPEEVRTP, from the coding sequence GTGGCCGCCACCGGACCCTGCAATGCCCCCGACGTCGACGTCGTTGACGTGGTGGCGCTCGGCGAGTCCATGGTCACGTTCCTGCCCTCCCGGCCCGGCCGCCTCGCCGACGTTCCCTCCTTCGACCGCGCCATCGGCGGCGCCGAGTCGAACGTGGCCTGCGTGCTGGCGGCCGCCGGGCACTCCGCGCGCTGGGTCAGCCGGGTCGGCGCCGACGGGTTCGGTGACCACCTGGTGGAGACGATCGGGGCGTACGGCGTCGACGTAGCCTCCGTACGGCGTGACCCGGCGCGCCCGACCGGCATCTACTTCCGTACGGCCGGGGACCGGGCGACCGACGCGCACGAGGTGGCGTACTACCGGGCCGGGTCGGCCGCCTCGACGATGTCGGCGGACACCGTGGACCTGGAGGCCGTGCGCGCCGGGCGTGTGCTGCATCTGTCGGGGATCACTGCGGCACTGTCCGACGACTGCCTCGCCCTCATGTGGGAGCTGACAGAGCCCCGGCCCGGGCGGCCGCTCGTCTCCTTCGACGTCAACCACCGCCAGGGGCTGTGGCCGGACACCGACGGCCCGCGCGTCCTGCTCGACCTCGCCCGCCGCGCCGACATCGTCTTCGTCGGCGCCGACGAGGCGCGGGCCGCCTGGGGACTGCACGGCCCGGGTGCCATCCGGGCCGCGCTGCCCGAGCCGGAGCTCGTGGTCGTCAAGGCGGGCAGGGGCGGGGCGGTGGCGTTCGACAAGAACACCGAGGGGATGGAGGACGCCGACGGCACCGCCACCCTCGTGCGCGCCCTGCGCGTCGACGTCGTCGCCGACGTCGGCGCCGGGGACGCCTTCGCCGCCGGGTTCCTCTCCGCCACCCTGCGCGGGCTGTCCGCCCGCGACCGCCTCCGCCACGGCCACCTCATGGCCGCCGCCGCGCTCACCGTCCCCGGCGACCTCGCCACGCCCCCTTCCCGCGACCACGCCGACCGCCTCGCCGCCCTCGACGACGAGACGTGGGGGACACTTCGACTCGGCCCCGGCTGGACCACCCAGGACGTCCACCAGGCCCCGGAGGAGGTACGCACCCCATGA
- a CDS encoding RidA family protein produces MTDKTEKTALTPKTHTTPPAKFSHGVRKGNILQVAGQVGFLPAEEGRPPTPAGPTLREQTLQTLANVKAILEEGGASWDDAMMIRVYLTDVDHFAEMNAIYNQYFEEQGLTQPPAARTTVYVGLPAGLLVEIDALAVLS; encoded by the coding sequence ATGACCGACAAGACCGAAAAGACCGCCCTCACCCCCAAGACCCACACCACCCCGCCGGCCAAGTTCTCGCACGGCGTCCGGAAGGGGAACATCCTCCAGGTCGCCGGACAGGTCGGCTTCCTCCCCGCCGAGGAGGGCAGGCCGCCCACGCCCGCCGGGCCCACCCTGCGCGAGCAGACCCTCCAGACCCTCGCCAACGTCAAGGCCATCCTTGAGGAGGGCGGGGCGAGTTGGGACGACGCGATGATGATCCGCGTCTACCTCACGGACGTCGACCACTTCGCCGAGATGAACGCGATCTACAACCAGTACTTCGAGGAGCAGGGCCTCACCCAGCCGCCCGCCGCCAGGACCACGGTGTACGTCGGTCTGCCCGCGGGGCTCCTCGTCGAGATCGACGCCCTCGCCGTCCTGAGCTGA
- a CDS encoding pyridoxal phosphate-dependent aminotransferase: MQVIQSTKLANVCYEIRGPVLEEAMRLEAAGHRILKLNTGNPAAFGFECPPEILEDILRNVSSAHGYGDAKGLLAARRAVVMHNQTLGIETDVEHVFVGNGASELIVMAMQGLLDDGDEVLIPAPDYPLWTAAVSLSGGTAVHYRCDEQSDWMPDLADIERKVTDRTKAIVIINPNNPTGAVYDEAMLRGLTDIARRHNLLVCSDEIYDKILYDGATHTPTAAIAPDLLTLTFNGMSKAYRVAGYRVGWMSISGPRAHADSYIEGLTILANMRLCANMPGQHGVVAALSGRQTINDLVLPGGRLKEQMDVAYDLLTQIPGVSCVRPKGALYLFPRLDPNVFKIKDDRQMVLDLLRREKIMVVQGTGFNWPEPDHFRVVTLPTVGDLIDAVTRIGNFLDGYGQP, from the coding sequence ATGCAGGTGATCCAGTCCACGAAGCTCGCCAATGTCTGCTACGAGATCCGGGGGCCGGTTCTCGAGGAGGCGATGCGGCTGGAGGCAGCGGGACACCGCATCCTCAAGCTCAACACCGGCAACCCGGCCGCTTTCGGGTTCGAGTGCCCGCCCGAGATCCTGGAGGACATCCTCCGCAACGTCTCGTCGGCGCACGGCTACGGCGACGCGAAGGGCCTGCTCGCGGCGCGCCGGGCCGTCGTGATGCACAACCAGACCCTCGGCATCGAGACGGACGTCGAGCACGTCTTCGTCGGCAACGGCGCCTCCGAGCTGATCGTGATGGCGATGCAGGGCCTCCTCGACGACGGGGACGAGGTGCTGATCCCGGCGCCGGACTACCCGCTGTGGACGGCGGCCGTGTCCCTGTCCGGCGGTACGGCGGTGCACTACCGCTGTGACGAGCAGTCCGACTGGATGCCGGACCTCGCGGACATCGAGCGCAAGGTCACCGACCGCACCAAGGCGATCGTCATCATCAACCCGAACAACCCGACGGGCGCGGTGTACGACGAGGCGATGCTGCGCGGGCTGACCGACATCGCCCGCCGCCACAACCTCCTGGTCTGCTCGGACGAGATCTACGACAAGATCCTGTACGACGGCGCGACGCACACGCCGACCGCCGCGATCGCCCCCGACCTGCTGACGCTCACCTTCAACGGGATGTCCAAGGCGTACCGCGTCGCGGGCTACCGGGTCGGCTGGATGTCGATCTCGGGGCCGCGGGCGCACGCCGACTCCTACATCGAGGGTCTGACGATCCTCGCGAACATGCGACTGTGCGCGAACATGCCGGGTCAGCACGGAGTGGTCGCCGCGCTGAGCGGGCGGCAGACCATCAACGACCTGGTGCTGCCCGGCGGGCGGCTCAAGGAGCAGATGGATGTCGCGTACGACCTGCTGACGCAGATCCCGGGCGTGAGTTGTGTACGGCCGAAGGGTGCGCTGTATCTCTTCCCCCGGCTGGATCCGAACGTCTTCAAGATCAAGGACGACCGGCAGATGGTCCTTGACCTGCTGCGCCGCGAGAAGATCATGGTCGTCCAGGGGACGGGCTTCAACTGGCCCGAGCCGGACCACTTCCGTGTGGTCACGCTCCCGACGGTCGGGGACCTGATCGACGCGGTGACCCGGATCGGGAACTTCCTGGACGGCTACGGCCAGCCGTAG
- a CDS encoding IclR family transcriptional regulator, with amino-acid sequence MSQTVDRALSILPLLAEGPADLGQVAERLGVHKSTALRLLRTLHEHGLVYRQSDQRYRLGARLFALAQEAVENLDIREIAHTHLLRLNEQCGHTVHLAVYEEGEVLYIDKVESRYPVRMYSRIGKPVAITVAAVAKLLLADLPEAERRMLAEKLDFPMYTARSIPNAPAFLKELATVREQGWATDLGGHEESINCVAAPIRGADGRVVAAMSVSAPNVVVTADELLTLLPLVRRTADAISGEYSGRTPTTDASKEVSKE; translated from the coding sequence ATGAGCCAGACCGTCGACCGAGCGCTGAGCATCCTGCCGCTGCTCGCCGAGGGACCCGCCGATCTCGGGCAGGTCGCCGAGCGCCTCGGCGTCCACAAGTCCACGGCGCTCCGGCTCCTGCGCACCCTGCACGAGCACGGCCTCGTCTACCGCCAGTCCGACCAGCGCTACCGCCTCGGCGCCCGCCTCTTCGCCCTCGCCCAGGAAGCCGTCGAGAACCTCGACATCCGCGAGATCGCCCACACCCACCTCCTGCGACTCAACGAGCAGTGCGGGCACACCGTGCACCTCGCGGTGTACGAGGAGGGCGAGGTCCTCTACATCGACAAGGTGGAGAGCCGCTACCCGGTGCGCATGTACTCACGGATCGGCAAGCCCGTCGCCATCACCGTCGCCGCCGTCGCGAAGCTGCTGCTCGCCGACCTTCCCGAGGCGGAGCGCCGCATGCTCGCCGAGAAGCTCGACTTCCCCATGTACACGGCCCGTTCGATTCCCAACGCCCCTGCTTTCCTCAAGGAGTTGGCGACGGTGCGGGAACAGGGCTGGGCCACCGACCTCGGTGGCCACGAGGAGTCCATCAACTGCGTGGCCGCCCCCATCCGGGGCGCCGACGGACGGGTCGTCGCCGCGATGTCCGTCTCCGCACCCAACGTCGTCGTCACCGCCGACGAACTCCTCACGCTGCTCCCCCTGGTGCGCCGTACGGCGGACGCCATCAGCGGCGAGTACTCCGGCAGGACCCCGACCACGGACGCCTCGAAGGAAGTCTCAAAGGAATGA
- a CDS encoding toxic anion resistance protein, with product MTTEDTFTLTPPEAVTPVPREKAGGLVPVDPAVQDEMARRAAEYVDGLAALDARSPEFAGKVGEIAGLGAGEMRGATAQSNRMLERTIRSLPGKGEDAQSHVAGSLVELRRVVEDLDPRDLSANKGRKFLSRLPGGNRLRDHVAKYASAQGTLNKIVGSLRGGQDELRRDNAALGTERVRLWETMGKLQEYVVLTQALDTAVEQHITGVESQDPAQADTLRADVLFPVRQKHQDLLTQLAVCAQGYLAMDVVRRNNDELIKGVDRAATTTVSALRISVMLASALDNQRKVVDQVNALRGTTEDLIRGNAEMLATQSGEIQRIAADPAVGAETLRNAFQSIYRTLDAIDTYKAQATETMAATVESLTSELQHATGYLERSRAQSALEGGTL from the coding sequence ATGACTACCGAGGACACCTTCACCCTCACACCGCCCGAGGCCGTGACGCCCGTGCCCCGTGAGAAGGCCGGGGGCCTGGTGCCCGTCGACCCGGCCGTGCAGGACGAGATGGCGCGCAGAGCTGCCGAGTACGTCGACGGGCTGGCCGCCCTGGACGCCCGCTCCCCCGAGTTCGCCGGCAAGGTCGGCGAGATCGCGGGCCTGGGCGCCGGCGAGATGCGGGGCGCCACCGCACAGTCCAACCGCATGCTGGAGCGCACCATCCGGAGCCTGCCGGGCAAGGGCGAGGACGCCCAGTCGCATGTCGCCGGATCACTCGTCGAACTGCGGCGCGTGGTCGAGGACCTGGACCCGCGGGACCTGTCCGCGAACAAGGGCCGCAAGTTCCTCTCCCGGCTCCCGGGCGGCAACAGACTGCGCGACCACGTCGCCAAGTACGCCTCCGCGCAGGGCACGTTGAACAAGATCGTGGGATCGCTGCGCGGCGGCCAGGACGAACTGCGGCGCGACAACGCCGCGCTCGGGACCGAGCGCGTCCGCCTCTGGGAGACGATGGGCAAGCTCCAGGAGTACGTCGTCCTCACCCAGGCCCTGGACACGGCGGTCGAGCAGCACATCACCGGCGTCGAGTCCCAGGACCCGGCGCAGGCGGACACCCTGCGCGCCGACGTCCTCTTCCCGGTGCGCCAGAAGCACCAGGACCTGCTGACCCAACTCGCGGTGTGCGCCCAGGGATACCTGGCCATGGACGTCGTACGGCGCAACAACGACGAGCTGATCAAGGGCGTCGACCGGGCGGCCACCACCACCGTCTCCGCGCTGCGCATCTCCGTGATGCTCGCCTCCGCCCTCGACAACCAGCGCAAGGTCGTCGACCAGGTCAACGCCCTGCGCGGGACGACGGAGGACCTCATTCGCGGCAACGCGGAGATGCTCGCCACACAGTCCGGGGAGATCCAGCGGATCGCCGCCGACCCGGCCGTGGGCGCGGAGACGCTGCGCAACGCCTTCCAGTCGATCTATCGCACGCTCGACGCGATCGACACGTACAAGGCGCAGGCCACCGAGACCATGGCGGCCACGGTGGAGTCCCTGACGTCCGAACTCCAGCACGCGACCGGCTACTTGGAGCGCAGCCGCGCCCAGAGCGCCCTCGAAGGGGGCACTCTGTGA
- a CDS encoding amino acid deaminase: protein MAAGSPAESQEALARLAAERVGHRFKGLPPDAAGLTVAELAAERRNLFTGGFTTPVLALSAERLRHNLALMETYAARHGLVFAPHGKTSMAPQLFHRQIEHGAWGITLAVPHQVRVAREFGIDRIFLANELVDAAALRWIASELDRDADFRFLCYVDSVRGVELMDAALREASAARPVDVVVELAAGEGARTGVRTEAECAAVADAVAAVPTLRLAGVAGYEGEVPGADPERVHAWLRRLTALAADFDKAGRFEGLAEIVVSAGGSAWFDAVADVFAEIPELSLPVCKLLRSGAYVSHDDGHYRKLTPFTRIPEEGALHPAFRLWAQVVSRPSAEQAFVNAGKRDAAYDLDLPIAQTVRRDGTERLATGISVTALSDQHAWLRTTPEADIEVGDWLGMGLSHPCTSFDKWQLIPLVEADGTVVDYIRTFF, encoded by the coding sequence ATGGCCGCCGGCAGCCCCGCTGAATCCCAGGAAGCCCTCGCCCGCCTGGCGGCGGAACGCGTCGGCCACCGCTTCAAGGGCCTCCCGCCGGACGCGGCCGGCCTGACCGTGGCCGAGCTGGCGGCCGAGCGCCGCAACCTCTTCACCGGCGGTTTCACCACCCCCGTGCTCGCCCTCTCCGCCGAGCGCCTGCGGCACAACCTCGCACTCATGGAGACGTACGCGGCCCGCCACGGCCTCGTCTTCGCGCCGCACGGCAAGACGTCCATGGCCCCCCAGCTCTTCCACCGCCAGATCGAGCACGGCGCCTGGGGCATCACGCTGGCCGTACCCCACCAGGTGCGCGTGGCACGGGAGTTCGGGATCGACCGGATCTTCCTCGCGAACGAGCTCGTCGACGCGGCCGCCCTGCGCTGGATCGCCTCAGAGCTGGACCGGGACGCCGACTTCCGCTTCCTCTGCTACGTCGACTCCGTGCGCGGCGTCGAGCTGATGGACGCCGCGCTGCGGGAAGCGTCGGCCGCACGCCCGGTGGACGTCGTGGTCGAGCTGGCCGCCGGGGAGGGCGCCCGCACCGGCGTCCGTACGGAGGCGGAGTGCGCGGCGGTCGCGGACGCGGTGGCCGCCGTACCGACGCTGCGCCTGGCCGGTGTCGCCGGGTACGAGGGCGAGGTGCCGGGGGCCGACCCGGAGCGCGTGCACGCCTGGCTGCGCCGGCTGACCGCGCTGGCGGCGGACTTCGACAAGGCGGGACGCTTCGAAGGCCTGGCCGAGATCGTCGTCAGCGCGGGCGGCAGCGCCTGGTTCGACGCGGTGGCCGACGTCTTCGCCGAGATCCCGGAACTCTCGCTGCCCGTCTGCAAGTTGCTGCGCTCGGGTGCGTACGTCTCGCACGACGACGGGCACTACCGGAAGCTGACGCCGTTCACCCGTATCCCGGAGGAGGGCGCGCTGCACCCCGCCTTCCGCCTCTGGGCACAGGTCGTCTCCCGCCCCTCCGCCGAGCAGGCCTTCGTCAACGCGGGCAAGCGCGACGCGGCGTACGACCTGGACCTGCCGATCGCGCAGACGGTACGCCGGGACGGCACCGAGCGCCTGGCCACCGGCATCTCCGTCACCGCCCTCTCCGACCAGCACGCCTGGCTGCGCACGACCCCGGAGGCCGACATCGAGGTCGGCGACTGGCTCGGCATGGGCCTGTCCCACCCGTGCACGTCCTTCGACAAGTGGCAGCTGATCCCCCTGGTCGAGGCGGACGGCACGGTCGTCGACTACATCCGCACGTTCTTCTAG
- a CDS encoding serine protease, whose amino-acid sequence MRTPLVATLFALVITGAGMAPAVAAPVSAPATVKADVRPAAATAPTLKAVNFAGTVSLSNCSGSVIRFPSSVDSDPALVMTNGHCLETGFPEPGEVIVGQASSRSFGLLNASATRVGTLRASKVAYSTMTDTDVTLYQLTTTYAQIKSSYNISALTLQDTHPVAGTAITVVSGYWKRTYACNVDGFVYRLKEGDWTWKDSLRYTSACQTIGGTSGSPVIDNSTGKVVAVNNTGNEDGERCTENNPCEVDANGNVTVREGINYAEETYQIAACFGAGNKLDLSRSGCTLPKP is encoded by the coding sequence ATGAGAACGCCTCTCGTCGCCACGCTCTTCGCCCTGGTGATCACCGGAGCGGGCATGGCGCCCGCGGTCGCGGCGCCCGTGTCCGCGCCCGCCACCGTCAAGGCCGACGTCAGACCGGCCGCGGCGACCGCACCCACGCTCAAGGCCGTCAACTTCGCCGGCACCGTCTCGCTCAGCAACTGCTCCGGCTCCGTCATCCGCTTCCCGAGCTCCGTGGACAGCGACCCGGCCCTGGTGATGACGAACGGCCACTGCCTGGAGACCGGCTTCCCCGAGCCCGGCGAGGTCATCGTCGGCCAGGCGTCCAGCCGCAGCTTCGGTCTGCTCAACGCCTCGGCCACGAGGGTCGGCACGCTGCGCGCGAGCAAGGTCGCGTACTCGACGATGACCGACACCGACGTCACGCTCTACCAGCTCACCACCACGTACGCGCAGATCAAGAGCTCGTACAACATCAGCGCGCTCACGCTCCAGGACACGCATCCGGTCGCCGGGACCGCCATCACGGTCGTCTCCGGGTACTGGAAGCGGACGTACGCCTGCAACGTCGACGGCTTCGTCTACCGCCTGAAGGAGGGCGACTGGACCTGGAAGGACTCGCTCCGCTACACCTCCGCCTGCCAGACCATCGGCGGCACCTCGGGCTCGCCGGTGATCGACAACTCCACCGGCAAGGTCGTCGCCGTCAACAACACCGGCAACGAGGACGGCGAGCGCTGCACCGAGAACAACCCCTGTGAGGTCGACGCCAACGGCAACGTGACGGTCCGCGAGGGCATCAACTACGCCGAGGAGACCTACCAGATCGCCGCGTGCTTCGGGGCCGGCAACAAGCTCGACCTGAGCCGCAGCGGGTGCACCCTGCCCAAGCCGTAG
- a CDS encoding substrate-binding domain-containing protein, whose product MRRIAGIVLAVLLMGGVVAAVIAGRDGQDKSTATKTVQGVIGSEKAEFFADPDVVKALAAKGYTVKTETSGSWAMEGLNLKGYDFAFPSSKAPADELAAKYHVRQPLPRPFYSPLVVVAHRSAAEVLEANGLATAGKGSGTLKMAEYLKAAEHDRTWQQLKGAEKHGELSGTLYIASTDPVSSNSGALYLAAASYVADGGRVAADSAAVTRTAPLMRKLISVQGAQQTSTDAAFRDFVSGAGNPLVLVYESQVASLLTQGQGGTDDLTVLYPDTTANSDHTVVPLTPEGRALGELLSTDPVLRKLAVRHGFRPQGTTAEFTAATTGHTTYLNQTLTGVRQAPVPASKVLHEMARRAGNQ is encoded by the coding sequence GTGAGACGTATCGCAGGGATCGTCCTGGCGGTGCTGTTGATGGGCGGCGTGGTAGCAGCCGTCATCGCGGGCCGCGATGGTCAGGACAAGAGCACGGCAACGAAGACCGTGCAGGGAGTGATCGGATCGGAGAAGGCGGAGTTCTTCGCCGATCCCGACGTGGTGAAGGCCCTCGCTGCCAAGGGCTACACCGTGAAGACGGAGACCTCCGGGTCGTGGGCCATGGAGGGGCTGAACCTCAAGGGGTACGACTTCGCGTTTCCGTCCAGCAAGGCGCCCGCCGACGAGCTCGCCGCCAAGTACCACGTACGGCAGCCGTTGCCGCGGCCCTTCTACTCACCGCTCGTCGTCGTGGCCCACCGCAGCGCCGCCGAGGTGCTGGAGGCCAACGGGCTGGCTACCGCGGGCAAGGGCAGCGGCACGCTGAAGATGGCCGAGTACCTGAAGGCGGCCGAGCACGACCGGACCTGGCAGCAGCTCAAGGGGGCGGAGAAGCACGGCGAGTTGAGCGGCACGCTCTACATCGCCAGCACCGACCCGGTCAGCTCCAACTCCGGCGCGCTCTACCTCGCCGCCGCCTCGTACGTCGCCGACGGCGGACGCGTGGCCGCGGACAGCGCCGCCGTCACCCGCACGGCGCCCCTGATGCGCAAGCTGATCAGCGTCCAGGGAGCCCAGCAGACCAGCACGGACGCGGCGTTCAGGGACTTCGTGAGCGGCGCGGGCAACCCGCTGGTCCTGGTGTACGAGTCGCAGGTCGCCTCGCTGCTCACCCAGGGCCAGGGCGGCACGGACGACCTCACGGTCCTGTACCCGGACACCACAGCGAACAGCGACCACACCGTCGTACCGCTGACTCCGGAGGGCCGGGCCCTGGGTGAACTCCTCAGCACCGACCCGGTGTTGCGCAAGCTCGCCGTACGGCACGGGTTCCGGCCGCAGGGCACGACCGCGGAGTTCACGGCGGCCACCACCGGCCACACCACGTATCTCAACCAGACGCTGACCGGCGTCCGGCAAGCGCCCGTGCCCGCCTCCAAGGTGCTGCACGAGATGGCGCGCCGGGCCGGGAATCAGTAG